Proteins encoded together in one Amblyomma americanum isolate KBUSLIRL-KWMA chromosome 1, ASM5285725v1, whole genome shotgun sequence window:
- the LOC144118037 gene encoding uncharacterized protein LOC144118037, with protein MAVRSTGHNGGRRLALALLVLWQACTSAGASEASQNQTDSNASATIATYSVEDDGSTCIFMSSIGTGILLGITDSPEDASVLEEAAQYPNAGAVKELISYHQRGVNVFFTVLWGVIIFFAIFMIAAIIQFIYIMCTGQFQHHVRESNMGVYIFCVIAVIVLLLVMIVLLVCLMGCRSALVDSTDDKVPAVYSSTFDNLRKFVRVTAVESSRVDDRSPRVKHDALERLWPSNNRSLLLSKITPSKVMRNCVNDSVPSLALSRKLNHRKYVERNFYHDPAQRLRMEYELHNSPLSSHRDSNINSADDSFPFDEILCLPNGSTSLLEQPTRTCRGDVRKSLGKLTALGGTGVQLYMDDVEKTMLRKAPFYFSRFVERVVDAVHSSASTGDGRCSTLRSILSSFMDVVCYTYVLELVSYWASLMLATFAAILVIPFCFVLSKYFFRTKRKKIKKRRVREVAESSSLSRRRVREFEESSSLTELPPQADTSSGYSVSLSFTTQEEPTDEVTRRVVYQSRSSHIYDPFAHIYAPAIRRQTSFTSLLTRIPLQHIRRIHSAASYAPQPIAFSRSVICHHHNPPTLPVMAAPVHSPSCILSVPPAPVVLQSPRSTRVVHQMHSHTAVAPHLHRRSRTAVVSTNRNVALSPSVVCVSSPPTILTQPPTVLAAPSRVLTKSTTVLTQQPTVVTQQPTLLTPPSVLAPPPPPTVPLVVSPPPPAPPVTTSPVGSGPAENQQAATAHMTINFYGSPAGGAFTMPMTGYPLGYPTTGYVAAAGQPYYYAAAPVGYAATAPAATPTVAAAQPASFAAPACQYACAVPQPQSVSTHSVSTRSVCSRPSSPVVARVPAATTMTAQPARTQLYAVPPP; from the exons ATGGCGGTGAGAAGCACTGGCCACAACGGAGGCCGGCGGCTGGCTCTTGCACTTCTGGTCCTATGGCAGGCATGTACGTCTGCGGGGGCCTCCGAGGCCTCGCAGAACCAGACCGACAGCAACGCAAGTGCCACTATCGCGACATACAGCGTGGAGGACGACGGCTCCACGTGCATCTTCATGTCCAGCATCGGCACCGGCATCCTGCTCGGCATCACCGACTCCCCCGAGGACGCCAGTGTGCTCGAAGAGGCCGCCCAGTACCCCAACGCTGGTGCTGTCAAAGAGCTGATTTCCTACCACCAGCGAGGTGTGAACGTGTTCTTCACCGTCCTGTGGGGCGTGATAATCTTCTTCGCCATCTTCATGATCGCAGCTATCATACAGTTTATCTACATCATGTGCACGGGTCAGTTTCAGCACCACGTGAGGGAGTCCAATATGGGCGTTTACATATTCTGTGTCATCGCCGTCATTGTCTTGCTCCTTGTGATGATTGTCCTGCTTGTGTGCCTGATGGGATGCCGCAGTGCGCTTGTCGACAGCACAGATGACAAGGTGCCGGCAGTTTACTCCTCGACGTTCGACAATCTGCGCAAATTTGTGCGCGTGACGGCAGTGGAGTCGAGCAGGGTCGACGACCGAAGTCCGCGAGTGAAGC ATGACGCTTTAGAACGATTGTGGCCTTCAAACAACCGCAGCCTTCTTCTATCAAAGATAACACCTTCCAAGGTGATGAGAAACTGCGTCAATGACTCGGTTCCGAGTCTCGCTCTTAGCCGGAAGTTGAATCATCGCAAATATGTCGAGCGAAACTTCTACCACGACCCCGCACAGCGCCTACGAATGGAATACGAGCTGCATAATAGTCCACTTAGCTCCCACCGTGACAGCAACATAAACAGTGCCGACGACAGCTTTCCATTTGACGAAATATTGTGTCTTCCAAACGGGTCAACGTCGCTCCTAGAACAGCCCACTAGAACATGTAGGGGCGACGTCAGGAAGAGTCTGGGGAAATTAACCGCACTGGGTGGCACCGGCGTTCAGCTGTACATGGACGACGTAGAAAAGACTATGCTTCGCAAGGCCCCCTTTTACTTCAGCCGGTTTGTGGAACGAGTTGTAGACGCCGTGCACTCCTCAGCCAGTACAGGCGATGGACGCTGCTCCACGCTACGTTCCATCCTCTCATCATTCATGGACGTGGTCTGCTACACCTACGTCCTTGAACTTGTCAGCTACTGGGCGTCGCTGATGCTGGCCACCTTCGCCGCCATACTTGTAATACCATTCTGCTTCGTGTTGTCCAAGTACTTCTTCcgcaccaaaagaaaaaaaatcaagaagcGTCGAGTCAGAGAAGTCGCAGAGTCCAGTTCTCTATCAAGGCGTCGAGTCAGAGAATTCGAAGAGTCCAGCTCTCTGACAGAGCTGCCGCCACAAGCAGACACATCCAGTGGCTATAGTGTGTCCCTGTCATTCACCACGCAGGAAGAACCAACTGACGAAGTAACGCGCCGCGTTGTATACCAGTCTCGGTCAAGCCACATCTATGACCCCTTCGCACATATATATGCACCAGCTATCAGGCGGCAAACTTCCTTCACATCGCTTTTGACGCGGATCCCGCTGCAACACATCCGTAGGATTCACTCGGCGGCTAGCTATGCCCCGCAGCCCATTGCCTTCTCTAGGAGTGTGATATGTCACCACCACAATCCGCCGACGTTGCCAGTGATGGCTGCGCCGGTCCATTCGCCGTCATGTATCTTGAGCGTGCCGCCGGCCCCAGTGGTCTTGCAGAGCCCACGCAGTACACGCGTGGTGCATCAAATGCACTCACACACAGCTGTCGCCCCACACCTGCACCGCCGTTCACGTACAGCTGTGGTGTCCACAAATCGTAATGTGGCGCTTTCACCTTCTGTCGTGTGCGTGTCTTCGCCGCCAACCATACTGACACAACCTCCGACCGTCTTAGCAGCGCCGTCTAGAGTATTGACGAAGTCCACAACAGTCCTGACGCAGCAGCCAACAGTCGTGACACAGCAGCCAACGCTCCTGACACCGCCATCTGTActggcgccgccgccaccgccaacTGTGCCGTTGGTCGTGTCACCGCCTCCACCTGCACCCCCG GTCACCACAAGTCCTGTGGGCTCAGGTCCTGCTGAAAACCAGCAGGCCGCCACAGCGCACATGACCATCAACTTCTACGGCAGCCCGGCCGGCGGCGCCTTCACCATGCCCATGACGGGGTACCCCCTAGGATACCCCACTACGGGCTACGTAGCCGCCGCTGGCCAGCCTTACTACTACGCGGCCGCGCCTGTAGGCTACGCTGCCACTGCACCTGCCGCCACACCGACAGTGGCTGCGGCGCAGCCGGCCTCGTTCGCAGCGCCCGCCTGCCAGTACGCGTGTGCCGTTCCCCAGCCGCAGTCGGTTTCCACGCACTCGGTGTCCACGCGATCCGTGTGCAGTCGGCCATCGAGCCCGGTGGTGGCGCGCGTACCTGCCGCGACGACGATGACAGCGCAGCCCGCGCGCACCCAACTGTACGCCGTGCCGCCTCCATGA